From the genome of Methanobrevibacter smithii ATCC 35061, one region includes:
- the hmd gene encoding 5,10-methenyltetrahydromethanopterin hydrogenase: protein MKVAILGAGCYRTHAASGITNFTRACEVAEETGKEKIAMTHSTIEMGAELLHLAGVDEVVVSDPVFDNDFTVVDDFDFQEVIAAHKAGKAEDVMPDIRAKVNELAESLPTPPKAAIHFVDPEDLGMKTMNDDAAAVADADWVMTWLPEGGMQKPIIEKFAGELKEGAILTHACTIPTTEFKKIFDECGANVNVASYHPGAVPEMKGQAYIGEGYADEASIKTLLELGEKARGSAFTLPANLLGPVCDMCSAVTAITYAGILAYRDTVTQILGAPAGFAQMMANEALTQVTALMQDEGIDKMDEALNPGALLGTADSMNFGPLAEIVPTVLENLEKRS, encoded by the coding sequence ATGAAAGTAGCAATTTTAGGTGCAGGATGTTACAGAACTCATGCTGCAAGTGGTATTACAAACTTTACAAGAGCTTGTGAAGTTGCAGAAGAAACCGGAAAAGAAAAAATCGCAATGACTCACTCCACTATTGAAATGGGTGCAGAATTATTACACCTTGCTGGAGTAGACGAAGTAGTTGTATCCGACCCTGTATTCGACAACGACTTTACCGTAGTAGACGATTTCGATTTCCAAGAAGTAATTGCAGCACACAAAGCTGGTAAAGCAGAAGATGTAATGCCTGACATCAGAGCAAAAGTAAATGAGTTAGCTGAATCCCTCCCTACACCACCTAAAGCAGCTATACACTTCGTAGATCCTGAAGATTTAGGAATGAAAACCATGAACGATGATGCAGCAGCAGTAGCTGACGCTGACTGGGTAATGACCTGGTTACCAGAAGGTGGAATGCAAAAACCTATCATCGAAAAATTCGCAGGAGAACTCAAAGAAGGAGCTATCCTCACTCATGCATGTACCATTCCTACCACCGAATTCAAAAAAATATTCGACGAATGTGGAGCAAACGTAAATGTAGCTTCATACCACCCAGGTGCTGTACCTGAAATGAAAGGTCAAGCATACATCGGTGAAGGATATGCTGATGAAGCATCCATCAAAACTTTATTAGAATTAGGTGAAAAAGCAAGAGGATCTGCATTCACATTACCTGCAAACTTATTAGGTCCTGTATGTGATATGTGTTCCGCTGTAACTGCAATTACTTACGCAGGTATCTTAGCTTACAGAGACACTGTAACTCAAATTTTAGGTGCACCTGCTGGATTTGCACAAATGATGGCTAACGAAGCTTTAACCCAAGTTACTGCTTTAATGCAAGATGAAGGTATCGACAAAATGGATGAAGCTTTAAACCCTGGTGCATTACTCGGTACTGCTGACTCCATGAACTTCGGTCCATTAGCAGAAATCGTACCTACTGTTTTAGAAAACTTAGAAAAAAGAAGCTAA
- the hmdB gene encoding 5,10-methenyltetrahydromethanopterin hydrogenase cofactor biosynthesis protein HmdB, with amino-acid sequence MIDEILKKAVNNKKISDDEFLQLLKINKEEDLKKLCETAVSIRNKHSKLIKLTSTVHITNKCTIQPRCKYCGFAPKTSTEGYYESFYKTDEEILKAAISIEEAGIPRVSCSGGYGYKGKQAVNATEIVKSNTSLEILVNVGGDLTEKSINKLADLNADTVCCNLETINEDVFNFVKPGETLNDRIETCQGVSDAGIELSSGLLVGLGESLEDKIAHLRYLNNFETLGEIPIMGFNPYKDTPMANHPPSPLEEQLKIMAVTRIMYPEIRITVPTPTIGPKNVEYSLNAGANNLATVIADNYPLEVKGVGSPVCGNYDDVVSVINKLGLTPQTI; translated from the coding sequence TTGATTGATGAAATTTTAAAAAAGGCTGTAAATAATAAAAAAATAAGTGATGATGAATTTCTTCAATTATTAAAAATAAATAAAGAAGAAGACTTGAAAAAATTATGTGAAACTGCTGTATCCATTAGAAACAAACATTCCAAACTAATTAAATTGACATCAACAGTCCACATTACAAATAAATGTACAATCCAACCAAGATGTAAATATTGCGGATTTGCACCCAAAACCTCAACTGAAGGATATTATGAATCTTTTTATAAAACAGATGAAGAAATACTTAAAGCTGCAATATCCATTGAAGAAGCGGGGATCCCTAGAGTAAGCTGCTCTGGAGGTTATGGCTACAAAGGCAAACAGGCAGTTAATGCAACAGAAATTGTTAAAAGCAATACTTCCTTAGAAATTTTGGTAAATGTTGGAGGAGATTTAACAGAAAAATCAATCAACAAACTGGCTGATTTAAATGCAGATACTGTATGCTGTAATTTGGAAACCATCAATGAAGATGTTTTTAACTTTGTAAAACCTGGAGAAACCTTAAATGATAGGATTGAAACATGTCAAGGAGTTAGTGATGCCGGAATTGAACTTTCATCAGGATTATTGGTCGGACTTGGAGAATCTCTGGAAGACAAAATAGCTCACCTACGTTATTTAAATAATTTTGAAACACTTGGTGAAATTCCAATAATGGGATTTAATCCATATAAAGACACCCCCATGGCAAATCATCCACCTTCCCCACTGGAAGAACAGCTGAAAATTATGGCAGTAACCCGTATAATGTATCCTGAAATAAGGATTACAGTACCTACCCCAACTATAGGTCCTAAAAATGTGGAATATTCTTTAAATGCTGGAGCTAATAATTTAGCTACTGTAATAGCTGACAATTACCCATTAGAAGTAAAAGGTGTAGGATCACCTGTTTGTGGAAACTATGATGATGTAGTTTCCGTTATAAATAAATTAGGTTTAACACCACAAACAATCTGA
- a CDS encoding DUF3236 domain-containing protein — translation MAFEEMIKKALDESRNNCRLGDTLEEVREIQNYIKNAEKIYIPNKNGIKVDVLNKVLREYNLPSAKILQINTNEADSNRSPAFAKAIMALDVCDADLIIARGRLGLPGSGSLLLFVDNKGRILTCGTSPSHAISQKTLEDAVYEEANEALQKIGFRKEG, via the coding sequence ATGGCTTTTGAAGAAATGATTAAAAAGGCATTAGACGAATCAAGAAATAACTGTCGTTTGGGAGATACTTTAGAAGAAGTACGGGAAATTCAAAACTATATTAAAAATGCTGAAAAGATTTATATCCCAAATAAAAATGGGATTAAAGTTGATGTTTTAAATAAAGTTTTAAGAGAATATAATTTGCCTTCTGCTAAAATACTTCAAATAAACACTAATGAAGCAGACAGTAATCGCAGTCCTGCTTTTGCAAAGGCAATTATGGCATTGGATGTATGTGATGCTGATTTAATAATAGCCAGGGGTCGTTTAGGATTACCCGGTTCAGGATCACTTTTACTTTTTGTAGACAACAAAGGAAGAATACTGACCTGCGGAACATCACCTTCACATGCAATCAGTCAAAAAACCCTTGAAGATGCAGTATATGAGGAAGCAAATGAAGCTTTGCAAAAAATAGGATTTAGAAAAGAAGGCTAA
- a CDS encoding SAM-dependent methyltransferase HcgC family protein, protein MDVDTGITSEVFTIKSETKLIDIFNNIINKKSEACLNYIDSLNLDKNTKIVVVGTYFTGVGIVKKLRKKYNNILLIDIYPHLKELLDTDIGGDYKKSIEFSTSLELINSGDVVIDTTGFGGLTVEQSSEINAEVFLIEDPVAEDNDRLLKDKNNIHKRINAVNAPNKAILKTKGIDTKTSGTMTLTIGVLTNALHESQKMEGVLYSACEMGFFEEVIFKKKDIPKFINLINAKAMKISTINPFSCDDLIKTQLDKIESKMI, encoded by the coding sequence ATGGATGTTGACACCGGAATAACTTCTGAAGTTTTTACTATAAAATCTGAAACTAAACTAATAGACATTTTTAATAATATCATTAACAAAAAATCTGAAGCATGCCTAAATTACATTGACAGTTTAAATTTAGATAAAAACACTAAAATCGTTGTTGTTGGAACCTACTTTACAGGAGTAGGAATTGTCAAAAAATTAAGGAAAAAATACAACAATATTCTGCTAATAGATATTTATCCCCACTTGAAAGAATTACTGGATACGGATATTGGTGGAGATTATAAAAAAAGTATAGAATTTTCAACCAGTTTGGAGCTGATTAATTCAGGAGATGTAGTTATTGACACTACAGGTTTTGGAGGATTAACTGTTGAACAGTCATCTGAAATTAATGCTGAAGTATTTTTAATAGAAGATCCAGTGGCTGAAGATAATGATAGATTACTTAAAGATAAAAATAATATTCATAAAAGAATAAATGCTGTTAATGCACCTAATAAAGCTATCCTGAAAACTAAAGGAATAGATACTAAAACATCAGGGACTATGACTTTAACTATTGGTGTTTTGACAAATGCATTACATGAATCCCAAAAAATGGAAGGTGTTCTTTATAGTGCCTGCGAAATGGGATTTTTTGAAGAAGTTATTTTCAAAAAAAAAGATATTCCAAAATTTATTAACTTAATTAATGCAAAAGCTATGAAAATATCAACTATCAACCCGTTTAGCTGTGATGATTTAATAAAAACACAATTAGATAAAATTGAATCAAAAATGATTTAA
- a CDS encoding Nif3-like dinuclear metal center hexameric protein — MKLKEIIEFIDKNIPKNLALENDEIGFKKEYNLNQDISSIKIFMDLYPEFDTQKTNTLILTHHPPLFNPKTPTYTIHSNWDIINGGANEALAETLKLNVISPFDKTTNIGRICKTDKSFGDFEKDILDSFNEIRIVNKPSSSKKLNKIGIVSGFGLKNSEYIKLARKLNLDLLISGDLTQESAVLAKNLNITLIDLGHHSSEVPGLYKLKELLKPLNIKCEVVNIKPWENI; from the coding sequence ATGAAACTTAAAGAAATTATTGAGTTTATAGACAAAAACATACCTAAAAATCTGGCTTTAGAAAATGATGAAATAGGTTTTAAAAAAGAATATAATTTAAATCAGGATATCAGCTCCATTAAAATATTTATGGATTTATATCCTGAATTTGACACTCAAAAAACAAATACTTTAATTTTAACTCATCATCCCCCATTATTTAATCCAAAAACACCAACTTATACCATTCACTCAAATTGGGATATTATTAATGGAGGAGCTAATGAAGCACTAGCTGAAACATTAAAATTAAATGTCATATCACCATTTGATAAGACTACAAATATTGGAAGAATCTGCAAAACAGACAAGTCATTTGGTGATTTTGAAAAAGATATTTTAGATAGCTTTAACGAAATTAGAATTGTAAATAAACCTTCCAGCAGCAAAAAGCTTAATAAAATTGGAATTGTTTCAGGATTTGGTCTTAAAAATTCCGAATATATTAAATTAGCCAGGAAATTAAATTTGGATTTGCTGATATCTGGAGATTTGACTCAGGAAAGTGCAGTTTTAGCCAAAAACTTAAATATTACTTTAATTGATTTAGGCCATCACAGCAGCGAAGTTCCAGGATTATACAAATTAAAGGAATTATTAAAACCGCTTAATATTAAATGTGAAGTTGTTAATATAAAACCCTGGGAAAATATATAA
- a CDS encoding UPF0254 family protein, translating into MIKIATAECFTHGKIGRELHAIAQGYTGNFGRDYIENPESYGNFNYNELSVTCSLFIPTIEAVKSVLQIENPPEPTTLIKGIKCYNETEDKEVSKIMAEAVKKITCCDIAIGTTAGIGRGGISVVTNDCTIITTSDVTSDLRENNSEELFQRQENGIEKCIKIVLFLLNDDFDSIKSMNNVEIIEN; encoded by the coding sequence ATGATTAAAATAGCTACAGCAGAATGTTTTACACATGGAAAAATAGGAAGAGAACTTCATGCAATAGCTCAAGGATATACAGGCAATTTCGGAAGAGATTACATTGAAAATCCTGAAAGCTATGGAAACTTTAACTACAATGAACTTAGTGTAACATGCAGTCTGTTTATACCAACTATTGAAGCTGTAAAAAGTGTTCTGCAAATTGAAAATCCTCCCGAACCTACAACACTAATTAAAGGAATTAAATGTTACAATGAAACAGAAGATAAAGAAGTTAGTAAAATTATGGCTGAAGCTGTAAAAAAAATAACCTGCTGCGATATAGCTATCGGAACTACAGCAGGAATAGGCAGAGGGGGAATATCTGTTGTAACCAATGACTGCACAATCATAACAACCAGTGATGTTACGAGCGATTTAAGAGAAAATAACAGTGAAGAACTGTTCCAAAGACAGGAAAACGGAATTGAAAAATGTATAAAAATCGTTTTATTCCTTTTAAATGATGATTTTGATTCTATTAAATCTATGAATAATGTAGAGATTATAGAAAATTAA
- a CDS encoding 4Fe-4S binding protein, whose product MKIDNEECGVCEDCIDVCPEEAIIKKAFKVEINENKCDDCGECVDICPVGAIYDE is encoded by the coding sequence TTGAAAATCGATAATGAAGAATGCGGAGTTTGTGAAGACTGCATAGACGTATGTCCTGAAGAAGCTATCATAAAAAAAGCATTTAAAGTTGAAATTAATGAAAACAAATGTGATGACTGTGGAGAATGTGTAGACATCTGCCCCGTGGGTGCTATTTATGATGAATAA
- a CDS encoding oligosaccharide repeat unit polymerase family protein — MSLIYTKLTSIVNKISQLFHESLLFTIIFSILNYFENAWVNSYLKGLYPGENFLGFIKKNKILNSEAFNPLIVLVVFGAFLILSINAVSASLAITLAIAFIAFFIGSAILPRYFLNKEFKKPAIEFKSKDFYSIGFCLVLISILFFFVSVASVGGIPILKTSLRYQLKPLFTMPVFLIIPGVCILASAYLKKFQENKITRSQARFRFLILIGISCVFLLALGYRTPLLAVLLIMIIIGYYGNILAVWEVVVGALIGVCAIIGIGYFRSVEEYTVTSATNPFYTLESRADFTLNVLNLLDFIGGNFGVTHGKLLASSIPGSDLGPRMMIGKLIAWRTEVTVTPTLIGQMVIDFGKVGVAVEMCGLGFILGIGYKIMKKTNDFAYIGLYSLLLTYSILGVETGILDIQVLAYFAVAIFIYLAFIIKSNKC; from the coding sequence ATGAGCTTAATATATACAAAATTAACCTCAATTGTAAATAAAATATCACAACTATTTCATGAATCCCTTTTATTTACAATTATTTTTTCAATTTTAAATTATTTTGAAAATGCATGGGTCAATAGCTATTTAAAAGGACTTTATCCTGGTGAAAACTTTTTAGGATTTATTAAAAAAAATAAAATATTGAATTCTGAAGCATTCAATCCGCTGATTGTACTTGTTGTATTCGGAGCATTTCTAATACTGTCAATCAATGCTGTTTCAGCCAGTTTAGCTATCACATTAGCTATTGCATTTATTGCATTTTTTATAGGATCTGCAATACTGCCAAGATACTTTTTAAATAAAGAATTTAAAAAACCGGCAATTGAATTTAAAAGCAAGGATTTCTATTCAATCGGATTTTGTTTAGTTTTAATAAGCATATTATTCTTCTTTGTAAGTGTAGCATCAGTCGGCGGAATTCCAATTCTTAAAACCTCTTTAAGATATCAATTAAAACCATTATTTACAATGCCTGTGTTTTTAATAATTCCAGGAGTTTGTATACTTGCCAGTGCCTATTTAAAAAAATTCCAAGAAAACAAAATCACACGTTCTCAGGCAAGATTCCGTTTCTTAATTTTGATAGGTATCAGCTGTGTATTTTTATTGGCTTTAGGTTATAGGACACCACTACTTGCAGTCTTACTTATCATGATAATCATAGGTTACTATGGAAATATCTTAGCTGTATGGGAAGTTGTGGTAGGTGCATTAATTGGTGTATGTGCAATTATCGGAATCGGCTATTTCAGATCAGTTGAAGAATACACAGTCACTTCAGCCACCAATCCATTTTACACATTGGAAAGCAGGGCAGATTTTACATTAAATGTATTGAACCTGCTTGATTTTATTGGAGGAAACTTTGGAGTAACCCATGGAAAGTTATTAGCCAGTTCCATACCTGGAAGTGACCTCGGACCAAGAATGATGATTGGAAAATTAATAGCATGGAGAACAGAAGTTACTGTAACACCAACATTAATCGGCCAAATGGTTATTGACTTCGGTAAAGTTGGAGTAGCTGTTGAAATGTGCGGACTCGGATTCATTTTAGGTATCGGATATAAAATAATGAAAAAAACCAATGACTTTGCATACATCGGACTCTACAGCCTGCTTCTGACATACTCAATTTTAGGAGTTGAAACAGGAATACTGGATATCCAGGTTTTGGCATACTTTGCAGTAGCTATTTTCATTTATTTGGCATTTATTATCAAATCAAATAAATGCTAA
- the msrB gene encoding peptide-methionine (R)-S-oxide reductase MsrB: protein MFFNIIYYFMKKSPVIGGFGMSLENINNKIQFNKENLKTIYLAGGCFWGVETYISRILGVYETEVGYANGNTKNPTYEEVCNFDTKHAECVKVTYSPDFISLKELLEEFFKIIDPIAINRQGPDIGTQYRTGIYYTDIRDKQIAEMFIKEKQLNYSKKIAVEVMPLTYFYPAETYHQKYLEKNPNGYCHVDLSKLPEIDESLEKLKIKENIRKLDPTEYEVTQNSATEIPFSGKYNDFNEKGLYVDVVSGEPLFTSHDKFNSGCGWPSFSKPISEDNIKKIKDTSHNMIRTEVKSKKADSHLGHVFDDGPSELGGMRYCINSAALKFIAFEDLEKEGYGEYIKYFEK from the coding sequence ATGTTTTTTAATATCATATACTATTTTATGAAAAAATCCCCAGTTATTGGAGGTTTTGGTATGTCTTTAGAAAACATAAACAATAAAATACAATTTAACAAAGAAAACCTGAAAACAATATACCTTGCAGGAGGCTGTTTTTGGGGCGTTGAAACCTACATATCCCGAATATTGGGAGTGTATGAAACAGAAGTCGGATATGCAAACGGAAACACCAAAAATCCAACTTATGAAGAAGTATGTAACTTTGATACAAAACATGCAGAATGCGTAAAAGTGACATATTCACCAGATTTTATATCTCTAAAAGAGCTATTGGAAGAATTTTTTAAAATAATAGATCCAATCGCAATCAACAGACAAGGACCAGATATAGGAACACAGTACAGAACAGGAATTTATTACACAGACATTAGAGATAAGCAAATAGCTGAAATGTTTATTAAAGAAAAACAGTTAAACTATTCCAAAAAAATAGCTGTTGAAGTAATGCCCCTAACTTATTTTTATCCTGCAGAAACCTACCATCAGAAATATTTGGAAAAAAATCCTAATGGCTACTGCCATGTTGATTTAAGCAAACTTCCGGAAATAGATGAATCCTTAGAAAAATTAAAAATAAAGGAAAATATCAGAAAATTGGATCCTACTGAATATGAAGTTACACAAAACAGTGCTACTGAAATTCCATTTAGCGGAAAATACAATGATTTCAATGAAAAAGGATTGTATGTCGATGTTGTAAGTGGAGAGCCATTATTTACCTCTCATGATAAATTCAACTCAGGATGCGGATGGCCTTCCTTTTCAAAACCAATATCAGAAGACAACATTAAAAAGATAAAAGATACAAGCCATAATATGATTAGAACAGAAGTGAAAAGTAAAAAAGCAGATTCCCATTTAGGCCATGTTTTTGATGACGGACCCTCAGAATTAGGCGGGATGAGATATTGCATCAATTCTGCAGCTTTAAAATTTATAGCTTTTGAAGATTTGGAAAAAGAAGGTTATGGAGAATATATCAAATATTTTGAAAAGTAA